A genomic window from Nomascus leucogenys isolate Asia chromosome 10, Asia_NLE_v1, whole genome shotgun sequence includes:
- the HVCN1 gene encoding voltage-gated hydrogen channel 1, protein MATWDEKAVTRRAKVAPAERMSKFLRHFTVVGDDYHAWNINYKKWENEEDEEEEEQQPPTPASGEEGRAAAPDAAPAPGPAPRAPLDFRGTLRKLFSSHRFQVIIICLVVLDALLVLAELILDLKIIEPDKNDYAARVFHYMSITILAFFMIEIIFKLFVFRLEFFHHKFEILDAVVVVVSFVLDLVLLFQKHEFEALGLLILLRLWRVARIINGIIISVKTRSERQLLRLKQMNVQLAAKIQHLEFSCSEKEQEIERLNKLLRQHGLVGEVN, encoded by the exons GCAGTCACCCGCAGGGCCAAGGTGGCTCCCGCTGAGAGGATGAGCAAGTTCTTAAGGCACTTCACGGTCGTGGGGGATGACTACCATGCCTGGAACATCAACTACAAGAAATGGGAGAATGaagaggacgaggaggaggaggagcagcaacCACCCACACCAGCCTCAGGCGAGGAAGGCAGAGCTGCAGCCCCTGACGctgcccctgcccctggcccCGCGCCCAGGGCCCCCCTTGACTTCAGGGGCACGTTGAGGAAACTGTTCAGCTCCCACAGGTTTCAG GTCATCATCATCTGCTTGGTGGTTCTGGATGCCCTCCTGGTGCTTGCTGAGCTCATCCTGGACCTGAAGATCATCGAGCCCGACAAGAATGACTATGCTGCCAGG GTATTCCACTACATGAGCATCACCATCTTGGCCTTTTTTATGATAGAGATTATCTTTAAGTTATTTGTCTTCCGCCTGGAGTTCTTTCACCACAAGTTTGAGATCCTGGATGCCGTCGTGGTGGTGGTCTCATTCGTCCTCGATCTTGTCCTCCTGTTCCAGAAGCACGAGTTTGAGGCTCTGGGCCTGCTGATTCTGCTTCGGCTGTGGCGGGTGGCCCGGATCATCAATG GGATTATCATCTCAGTTAAGACACGTTCAGAACGGCAACTCTTAAGGTTAAAACAGATGAATGTACAATTGGCCGCCAAGATTCAACACCTTGAGTTCAGCTGCTCTGAGAAG GAACAAGAAATTGAAAGACTTAACAAGCTATTGCGACAGCATGGACTTGTTGGGGAAGTGAACTAG